A part of Sulfurimonas sp. HSL-1716 genomic DNA contains:
- a CDS encoding M3 family metallopeptidase: MQKELFLDFDINLSTFIDDLTSIIEQNNKKTDELLCIKEKTFANFIKPFEMMDEKLDQFFTLLSHINSVKNSKETQEVYSRSLPIITEYSTKLSQNLNIYKAMKEISKNEAGLNDEQKRVLELNIQNFELNGAHLDEKIKEKLQKIHLEINDLSNKFSQNLLDATNEFEHIVDEKDVQGVPASDIEELKFDDNGVTRYRLNLQMPTYIAYMTYGKNQALREILYKAYTTRAPQNAQIIDKLLELKQKMAKLLGFDNYSQYSIASKMAPSTDKVIEFIEKLIDSSIEQAKNELLELKEITYEEIKSYDTAYYSEILKHKKYDIDEELYRPYFEQNSVVKGLFEFLQRLFGLTCEQVDLKLWDEKAKAYDIYLDDKITARIYMDLEARKNKKGGAWMHNWQTHCMDENNVEQPASAFVVCNFPPSGKETPSLLRHDDVVTLFHEMGHTIHHILSKVNENEVSGVNGVEWDAVEFPSQMLENFAYEPQILKLFAKHYKTGEVLSDEMIEKLILSKNFQSGLSMLRQLEFSLFDFKLHMKTYKGDEVQTLLDNIREKTALIKPPSYNKFQNGFSHIFAGGYAAGYYSYKWAEVLSADAFFQIVDEGIFDSKTARSYLDIILKKGGSYSMQKLFFDLMQREPDVNNLLRLNGIK; encoded by the coding sequence ATGCAAAAAGAACTTTTTTTAGATTTTGATATAAATTTAAGCACTTTTATTGATGATTTGACATCGATTATTGAACAAAATAATAAAAAAACAGATGAACTGCTCTGTATTAAAGAAAAAACATTCGCAAACTTCATAAAACCGTTTGAGATGATGGACGAAAAACTGGATCAGTTTTTTACTCTTTTATCGCATATAAACTCGGTAAAAAACTCTAAAGAAACACAAGAAGTGTACTCCAGGTCACTGCCTATTATCACGGAATACTCGACAAAACTCAGTCAAAATCTCAATATCTACAAGGCGATGAAAGAGATATCAAAAAATGAAGCGGGCCTTAACGACGAACAAAAAAGGGTATTGGAACTAAACATCCAAAACTTCGAGCTAAACGGTGCACATCTGGATGAGAAAATAAAAGAAAAACTGCAAAAAATACATCTGGAGATAAACGATCTTTCAAACAAGTTTTCTCAAAATCTTCTGGATGCAACAAACGAATTTGAGCACATCGTCGATGAAAAAGATGTGCAAGGTGTTCCCGCCAGCGACATAGAAGAGCTGAAATTTGACGATAACGGTGTGACAAGATACAGACTGAATCTTCAGATGCCGACATATATCGCTTATATGACCTACGGAAAAAATCAAGCACTTAGAGAGATACTGTATAAAGCCTATACGACAAGAGCTCCTCAAAATGCTCAGATAATTGATAAACTGCTGGAACTAAAACAGAAGATGGCAAAACTCTTGGGCTTTGACAATTACAGTCAATACTCCATAGCTTCGAAAATGGCACCCTCTACCGACAAAGTAATAGAGTTTATAGAAAAACTGATAGATTCATCCATAGAACAGGCGAAAAATGAGCTTCTTGAACTTAAAGAGATAACATATGAAGAGATCAAAAGCTACGATACAGCTTATTACAGCGAGATCTTAAAACACAAAAAATATGATATCGACGAGGAGCTGTACAGACCCTATTTTGAACAGAATTCTGTAGTAAAAGGGCTTTTTGAGTTTTTACAAAGACTTTTCGGTCTCACCTGCGAACAAGTAGACCTTAAGCTCTGGGATGAAAAAGCAAAAGCATACGATATTTATCTCGATGATAAGATCACAGCAAGAATATATATGGATCTGGAGGCAAGAAAAAATAAAAAAGGCGGTGCATGGATGCACAACTGGCAGACCCATTGCATGGATGAAAATAACGTTGAACAGCCGGCTTCCGCTTTTGTTGTATGCAACTTTCCGCCATCAGGCAAGGAAACACCTTCCCTGCTCCGTCATGACGACGTAGTAACGCTTTTTCATGAGATGGGGCATACAATCCACCATATATTATCAAAAGTAAACGAAAACGAAGTGAGCGGTGTCAACGGCGTCGAATGGGATGCCGTTGAATTTCCGTCGCAGATGCTTGAAAACTTTGCATACGAACCGCAGATATTGAAACTTTTTGCAAAACATTACAAAACTGGCGAGGTATTGTCCGATGAGATGATCGAAAAACTCATCCTCTCTAAAAATTTTCAGTCAGGCTTGTCGATGTTAAGACAACTTGAATTTTCATTATTTGACTTTAAACTGCATATGAAAACATATAAAGGCGATGAAGTTCAAACTCTGCTTGATAACATAAGAGAAAAAACGGCTCTTATAAAACCGCCTTCTTACAACAAGTTCCAAAACGGTTTTTCTCATATCTTCGCAGGAGGATATGCAGCAGGATATTACAGCTACAAATGGGCGGAAGTACTTAGTGCCGATGCGTTCTTTCAGATAGTCGATGAAGGGATATTCGATTCAAAAACAGCCAGATCATATCTGGATATCATACTAAAAAAAGGCGGCAGTTACAGTATGCAAAAGCTTTTCTTTGATCTTATGCAAAGAGAACCGGATGTCAATAATCTTTTAAGATTAAACGGCATAAAATAG
- a CDS encoding endonuclease/exonuclease/phosphatase family protein — MIKIATYNVENLFDLKKSGYEYKEYIPNTVSQWNQKNYTAKIKNTAKVIKDIDADIIALQEIESYEAFIDLKNQIKRDGLYYRYYALADAKNTTVKVGILSKYKILYKKEIPINATFRYRNILEVKLDVEDEPLYVFVNHWKSKSGKERERVLCAKKLYERIKEIGFDKNIIALGDFNSDYAEKYKLSRYHNNTNGRTGINDILHTDELKNKADKTSTCKNCLYNLWYDTDEAKRYTYIYGKRKEALDNIIITPKLLHNKKLHYIEGSIQTFTTDYLVVKNKINRWQMSRRKPHKHLGKGYSDHLPLTAEFLVK, encoded by the coding sequence GTGATAAAAATTGCAACATATAACGTGGAGAATCTCTTTGATCTCAAAAAATCCGGATACGAATACAAAGAATATATTCCAAATACCGTTTCACAGTGGAACCAAAAAAATTATACTGCAAAAATAAAAAATACGGCAAAAGTTATAAAAGATATAGATGCAGATATCATTGCTCTACAGGAAATCGAATCTTATGAAGCGTTTATCGACCTTAAAAATCAAATTAAAAGAGATGGGCTGTATTATCGATACTATGCACTTGCAGATGCTAAAAACACAACTGTAAAAGTCGGGATTTTGAGCAAATATAAGATTCTTTATAAAAAAGAGATTCCCATTAACGCTACATTTCGATATAGAAACATTTTAGAAGTCAAGCTCGATGTTGAAGACGAGCCTCTTTACGTCTTTGTAAACCATTGGAAGTCCAAGTCGGGTAAAGAAAGAGAAAGAGTTCTGTGTGCAAAAAAACTCTATGAAAGAATCAAAGAGATCGGTTTTGACAAAAACATCATTGCACTGGGAGATTTTAATTCCGATTATGCTGAAAAATACAAACTTTCCAGATATCATAACAATACAAACGGAAGGACAGGAATAAACGATATTTTACACACCGATGAATTAAAAAATAAAGCCGATAAAACCTCTACTTGTAAAAACTGCCTTTACAATCTTTGGTACGATACAGATGAAGCAAAACGATATACCTACATCTACGGTAAAAGAAAAGAAGCACTTGATAACATTATAATAACTCCCAAACTGCTTCACAATAAAAAGCTTCATTATATTGAGGGAAGCATTCAAACTTTTACAACTGATTACTTGGTAGTAAAAAACAAAATAAACAGATGGCAGATGAGTAGAAGAAAACCTCATAAACACTTGGGAAAAGGATACTCCGACCATCTACCTCTAACTGCTGAGTTTCTTGTAAAATAA
- the dbpA gene encoding ATP-dependent RNA helicase DbpA: protein MSHKSFTSLNIQEKLLKSLSLLDFTQMTPIQEQSIPLILQGEDLVAKSKTGSGKTIAFGIGLLQNLDVKDFHIQSLVICPTRELSEQVASELRKLARSQHNVKIATIYGGDSFANQKRSLEKGAHIVVGTPGRIIDHIGKESIDLSRIKILVLDEADRMLDMGFFDDISYIKNKLPSKLQILLFSATYPENIKKLVSSIMNTPKIVTIEEDNEKFLKQFICKVNKNSKYETLKIILLSYRPDSVIIFCNTKLEVEELTHNLYSDGFDSEFFHGGMEQNIRNEMLLMFANKSIPILVTTNLAARGIDIKDISLVINYDIPHDPEVYLHRVGRTARAGDEGVSISLYDDYGIKHLNAVKELIKTDIEELDVKELSYNDRSSIRAKYVTLHLLAGKRDKIRAGDIVGTFIKTLDLEKNSLGDIDIFQKDSYVAIKRECFDKKIPKIKEMIIKGKRVRIFVL from the coding sequence ATGTCCCATAAAAGTTTCACTTCGTTAAATATACAAGAAAAGCTGCTAAAAAGTCTGAGTTTATTAGATTTTACACAGATGACCCCCATTCAGGAACAATCCATACCGTTAATACTGCAGGGTGAAGATCTTGTTGCAAAATCCAAGACGGGCAGCGGCAAGACCATCGCTTTTGGAATAGGTCTGCTTCAAAATCTGGACGTAAAAGATTTTCATATCCAGTCCTTAGTCATCTGTCCGACCAGAGAGCTGAGCGAGCAGGTTGCATCGGAACTGAGAAAACTCGCACGTTCGCAGCATAATGTGAAGATTGCGACGATCTATGGCGGAGACTCCTTCGCGAATCAAAAACGCTCGCTGGAAAAAGGTGCTCATATAGTAGTCGGGACTCCGGGACGTATCATCGATCATATAGGAAAAGAGAGCATCGACCTTAGCCGCATAAAGATATTGGTACTTGATGAAGCCGACAGGATGTTGGATATGGGTTTTTTTGACGATATCTCATATATAAAAAACAAGCTTCCCTCAAAACTTCAAATACTTCTTTTTTCGGCGACATATCCGGAAAATATCAAAAAACTTGTTTCAAGCATCATGAACACTCCAAAAATCGTAACAATAGAAGAAGATAATGAAAAGTTTTTAAAACAGTTTATATGCAAAGTGAATAAAAACAGTAAGTATGAAACATTAAAGATCATCCTTCTATCATACAGACCTGATTCTGTAATAATCTTTTGTAACACAAAACTTGAAGTGGAAGAGTTGACGCATAATCTTTACAGTGACGGTTTTGATTCGGAATTTTTCCATGGCGGAATGGAGCAAAATATCAGAAACGAGATGCTCTTGATGTTCGCAAATAAAAGTATTCCAATCTTGGTCACTACAAATCTCGCGGCACGCGGCATCGATATAAAAGATATCTCGCTTGTCATTAATTACGATATCCCCCATGATCCGGAAGTTTATCTTCACAGAGTAGGCAGAACCGCAAGAGCAGGTGATGAAGGTGTGAGTATCAGTCTCTATGATGATTACGGTATCAAACATCTAAATGCAGTAAAAGAGCTGATAAAAACAGATATCGAAGAGTTGGATGTAAAAGAGCTTTCATATAACGATAGATCGTCTATCCGTGCAAAATATGTGACGCTTCATCTGCTCGCGGGCAAAAGAGACAAGATACGTGCAGGAGATATAGTCGGGACTTTCATAAAAACACTCGATTTGGAAAAAAATTCATTGGGAGATATAGATATTTTTCAAAAAGATTCATATGTCGCAATAAAAAGAGAGTGTTTCGATAAAAAAATACCTAAGATAAAAGAGATGATTATCAAGGGAAAAAGAGTAAGGATCTTTGTTTTATAA
- the pyrF gene encoding orotidine-5'-phosphate decarboxylase, whose product MELCIALDLPSKDENLALVEKIKDYDVWLKVGFRSYIRDGADFIKAIKAINPDFKIFLDLKLYDIPNTMADAAESIMGLGVDMFNVHASAGKRAMNTVMQRLKKYEKRPIVLAVTALTSFNEEEFMDVYNENIAKKADKFAHDAYESGLDGVVCSAFESESIKNITSREFMTLTPGIRPFGEDAGDQQRVADIDYAHSAMVDFIVVGRPIYMAENPAEVVEKIIRKL is encoded by the coding sequence ATGGAACTTTGTATTGCCCTGGACCTGCCGAGCAAAGATGAAAACCTGGCATTGGTCGAAAAGATAAAAGATTACGATGTCTGGCTAAAGGTCGGTTTTCGTTCATATATCCGCGACGGTGCTGATTTCATAAAAGCGATAAAAGCGATTAACCCGGATTTTAAAATATTTTTGGACCTGAAGCTTTATGACATCCCAAATACTATGGCTGATGCGGCCGAGTCGATCATGGGGCTGGGTGTGGATATGTTCAATGTCCATGCAAGCGCGGGAAAACGTGCGATGAACACGGTCATGCAGAGACTGAAAAAATATGAAAAACGTCCTATCGTCTTAGCCGTAACGGCACTTACTTCTTTTAACGAGGAGGAGTTTATGGATGTGTATAACGAAAATATCGCAAAAAAAGCGGACAAGTTTGCGCACGATGCTTATGAAAGCGGGCTTGACGGTGTCGTGTGCAGTGCATTTGAAAGCGAATCGATCAAAAACATAACGTCAAGAGAGTTTATGACCCTGACACCGGGTATCCGTCCCTTCGGTGAAGATGCAGGCGATCAGCAGCGTGTTGCGGATATCGACTACGCGCATTCGGCAATGGTTGATTTTATCGTGGTCGGCCGTCCGATCTATATGGCCGAGAATCCGGCTGAGGTCGTTGAAAAGATAATAAGAAAACTTTAA
- a CDS encoding dual specificity protein phosphatase family protein yields MKKLLKLLGLAVVIIGVYYVWHVNFNYRFEEISKDKVYKSALINPDKLGSYLKEYKIKTVIDLLDPGVQDRLNPGKQAHIDAEAAAVKKYDEENNANVVHVNIPSGQVPTKETLSKFFSVLDNNASYPVLIHCYHGTGRAQIYSAIYRIEYEKWKNADARAKTRFLVQGFGYRSSFADGKSKGDFLMHYKPRRVGEEATINQLNK; encoded by the coding sequence GTGAAAAAACTTCTTAAGCTACTTGGCCTTGCAGTCGTGATTATCGGTGTTTATTATGTATGGCATGTGAATTTTAATTATCGTTTTGAAGAGATAAGCAAAGACAAAGTGTATAAATCGGCACTTATCAATCCCGATAAATTGGGCTCTTATTTAAAAGAGTACAAGATCAAGACGGTCATAGATCTCCTTGATCCCGGAGTACAAGACAGATTAAACCCTGGAAAACAGGCGCATATAGACGCAGAAGCGGCAGCCGTAAAAAAATATGATGAAGAAAATAACGCTAATGTCGTTCATGTGAACATCCCTTCGGGACAAGTTCCGACAAAAGAGACGCTGAGCAAGTTTTTTTCGGTGTTGGACAATAATGCAAGTTATCCTGTTCTTATCCACTGTTATCATGGAACGGGCAGAGCGCAGATATACAGCGCTATCTATAGAATAGAGTATGAAAAATGGAAAAATGCGGATGCCAGAGCCAAGACAAGGTTTTTAGTGCAAGGATTCGGATATAGAAGCAGTTTTGCAGACGGAAAAAGCAAAGGCGATTTTCTGATGCATTACAAACCGAGAAGAGTCGGAGAAGAAGCGACTATAAATCAATTGAACAAATAA
- the acs gene encoding acetate--CoA ligase: MTEVKPVFKPNKEFAKTARIKNMCEYQALQDAAMEDYEGFWGTFAKEKIDWIRPFDTVLDESAYPFVKWFEGGKLNVAAQCIDRHLNSRKNKAAIIFEGDRGDKQIITYLELYYNVNQFANLLKNEFGVKKGDRVVIYMPMIPEAAYAMLACARIGAIHSIVFGGFSAEALRDRIIDADAKVVITADGAFRKDKPYMLKPVVDEALNGDTPVKKVLVVERNGEDVEWVAGRDYSYNEIIKHQSTKCEPEVMDAEDPLFLLYTSGSTGKPKGVQHNQAGYILWAQMTMEWVFDVKENDTYWCTADVGWITGHTYIVYGPLAMGATTVMFEGVPTYPDAGRPWKMVEEYKINQFYTAPTAIRVLHKTGEHEPAKYDISSLKVLGTVGEPIDPPAWKWYYEEVGNSKCAIVDTYWQTETGGHIVSPLPGATPIKPACATYPLPGIMAEILDPQTGERTEAGEGGYMCVTRPWPSMIRGIWGDPERFVKSYFGDVKKEGKAVYFTGDGAVYDADGYITITGRTDDVINVSGHRMGTAEVEAAIKKHPNVAEVAVVGKPHEIKGEGIFAYIVLKSDEGVADELEEFKAINNVIKKEIGNIALCDDIVFAPGLPKTRSGKIMRRILRSIAKGEAITQDISTLEDPSVVEKIEKMVNA; this comes from the coding sequence ATGACAGAAGTAAAACCTGTTTTTAAACCAAATAAAGAGTTTGCAAAAACTGCAAGAATCAAGAATATGTGTGAATATCAAGCGCTGCAAGATGCCGCTATGGAAGATTATGAAGGGTTTTGGGGAACTTTTGCCAAGGAAAAGATCGATTGGATAAGACCGTTTGACACGGTACTGGACGAGAGTGCTTATCCGTTTGTAAAGTGGTTTGAAGGCGGGAAGCTCAATGTCGCGGCGCAATGTATCGATCGTCATTTGAACTCCCGTAAAAACAAAGCGGCCATTATTTTTGAAGGTGACAGAGGCGACAAGCAGATCATCACATATTTGGAACTTTACTACAATGTAAATCAGTTCGCAAATCTTCTAAAAAATGAGTTCGGCGTGAAAAAAGGCGATCGTGTCGTTATCTATATGCCTATGATCCCTGAAGCGGCGTATGCGATGCTCGCATGTGCAAGAATCGGTGCGATCCACAGCATCGTGTTTGGAGGCTTCTCGGCAGAAGCGCTTCGTGACAGAATCATCGACGCAGACGCAAAGGTCGTTATCACGGCCGACGGTGCTTTTAGAAAGGACAAACCGTATATGCTTAAACCGGTCGTGGATGAAGCGTTAAACGGGGATACTCCTGTAAAAAAAGTTTTAGTCGTGGAGAGAAACGGTGAAGATGTCGAGTGGGTAGCGGGACGTGACTATTCTTACAACGAGATCATCAAGCATCAATCCACTAAATGCGAGCCTGAAGTAATGGATGCCGAAGATCCGCTTTTCCTTCTTTATACATCGGGTTCGACCGGTAAACCAAAAGGTGTACAGCATAACCAGGCAGGTTATATTCTTTGGGCGCAAATGACCATGGAATGGGTCTTCGATGTTAAAGAGAATGATACATACTGGTGTACGGCGGATGTCGGCTGGATTACGGGACATACCTATATCGTCTACGGACCGCTTGCCATGGGTGCTACAACGGTAATGTTCGAAGGTGTTCCGACATATCCTGATGCAGGTCGTCCATGGAAAATGGTAGAAGAGTACAAGATAAATCAGTTTTATACGGCGCCGACGGCTATCCGCGTACTTCATAAGACGGGTGAACATGAGCCTGCAAAATATGATATCTCGAGTCTTAAAGTTCTTGGAACGGTAGGAGAACCGATCGATCCTCCGGCATGGAAATGGTATTATGAAGAGGTCGGTAATTCCAAATGTGCGATCGTGGATACTTATTGGCAGACTGAGACGGGCGGACATATCGTTTCACCTCTTCCGGGAGCTACGCCTATCAAGCCTGCGTGCGCCACGTACCCGCTTCCGGGGATCATGGCGGAGATACTTGATCCGCAGACCGGAGAGCGTACAGAAGCGGGAGAAGGCGGTTATATGTGTGTAACACGTCCGTGGCCGTCTATGATCAGAGGTATCTGGGGCGATCCTGAGAGATTTGTAAAATCTTATTTCGGTGATGTTAAAAAAGAGGGTAAAGCGGTATATTTTACGGGTGACGGCGCTGTTTACGATGCGGACGGTTATATCACTATTACCGGACGTACGGATGACGTTATCAATGTTTCGGGACACAGAATGGGAACAGCAGAGGTCGAAGCGGCAATTAAAAAACATCCTAACGTTGCTGAAGTCGCAGTTGTAGGCAAACCGCATGAGATAAAAGGCGAAGGGATATTTGCCTATATCGTTCTCAAATCGGACGAAGGGGTCGCAGATGAACTAGAGGAGTTCAAAGCTATCAACAATGTCATCAAAAAAGAGATAGGCAATATCGCTTTATGTGACGATATCGTTTTTGCTCCGGGATTGCCAAAAACACGTTCTGGAAAAATCATGCGCCGTATTCTCCGCTCTATCGCCAAGGGCGAGGCAATAACACAGGATATTTCGACTCTCGAAGATCCTAGCGTGGTCGAAAAAATCGAAAAAATGGTAAACGCGTAA
- a CDS encoding 3'-5' exonuclease has product MFFSLFKKWKRDKNLSNLTDKEFSFLFDEDTSGEFVVFDTETTGLDPKKDEILSIGAVKIKDNKILTSQTFEVYLKNSKDISSKSIAIHRIRECDLMSAKSPEAAVKEFLRFIGARTLIGYYLEFDVEMINKYIKPMIGVTLPNSMIEVSEIYFEQTITLIPQGNIDLRFDTILKNCNLPNMGAHNAVNDAIMTAMIYLKLNSRRKK; this is encoded by the coding sequence ATGTTTTTTTCTTTATTTAAAAAATGGAAAAGAGATAAAAATTTGTCAAATCTCACAGATAAAGAGTTCTCCTTTTTATTTGATGAGGATACAAGCGGAGAATTTGTCGTGTTTGATACGGAAACGACGGGACTTGATCCAAAAAAAGACGAAATACTCTCCATTGGAGCGGTTAAGATAAAAGATAATAAAATATTGACTTCGCAAACTTTTGAGGTCTATCTTAAAAACTCCAAAGATATCTCTTCCAAGAGCATCGCCATTCACCGCATAAGGGAGTGCGATCTTATGAGTGCGAAAAGTCCCGAAGCCGCCGTTAAAGAATTTTTGCGATTTATAGGAGCAAGAACTTTAATAGGGTATTATTTAGAATTCGACGTAGAGATGATCAACAAGTATATAAAACCGATGATAGGCGTAACTCTGCCCAATAGTATGATCGAGGTTTCTGAAATCTATTTTGAACAGACGATTACCTTGATACCGCAAGGAAATATTGATTTACGCTTTGATACAATCTTAAAAAATTGTAATTTACCTAACATGGGTGCTCATAATGCCGTCAATGACGCGATCATGACAGCTATGATATATTTAAAACTTAATTCAAGGAGAAAAAAATAA
- a CDS encoding putative nucleotidyltransferase substrate binding domain-containing protein encodes MSILDQRKLIESIHPFELLSSSVLDDLMNKMDIAYYPKDTLLFSKNIPSIAFYIIIKGTVKEYVDDEIHSFFSSGDSFDADALIYGKTEGRFIVDEDLICYELKKEDFIALLENKDVQGYFLQDFVTRHQQLKEYHTQSDLTPFLISKVSEIYLHNACIVDEAASIYDSLKKQKELKASVILVRSQNGYAIVTDTNLKEKVLLGGTGVEEPIIRIATKNVIGIDINDFLFNALLLMTHNSIKRVVVFDEGEVKGVLEQLDLLSYFANHSHLVAVQIDKAKSVDDLKNLQQDLKNIILSLDAKGVKARYITKLISTLNTKIYKKVFEMCVDEELRNKCALIVMGSEGREEQIIKTDQDNALIIKEGVDAQLFAQPMMKLNKFLLDIGFPSCKGNVMVSNEFYRRDEARYRSLIDEWIVTLDETNLQNLSIFLDAKCVSGDKTLLEGLKNYLFESFNARDDVLAHIAKAVLNFETPLSLIWGFVLEKSHHNKLDLKKGGIFALVHGIRTLSLEYKVDVTNTIERIKALNNKGIFDKTFATELIECFDTLSSIRLKAMLEAKNMEEINYINPNNLQKIDIDLLKDSFKVVNKFKKFMIFHFHLNMVG; translated from the coding sequence TTGAGCATACTTGATCAAAGAAAACTTATCGAGTCCATCCATCCTTTTGAACTGCTCAGTTCGTCCGTGCTGGACGATCTTATGAACAAAATGGATATTGCCTACTACCCTAAAGACACTCTTCTATTCTCAAAAAACATTCCCTCGATCGCATTTTATATTATCATCAAAGGCACCGTCAAGGAGTATGTCGATGATGAGATACATAGTTTTTTCAGTTCCGGCGACAGCTTTGACGCGGATGCTCTCATCTACGGAAAAACCGAAGGGAGATTCATAGTTGACGAAGACCTGATATGTTACGAGCTGAAAAAAGAGGATTTTATAGCCCTTTTGGAGAACAAAGATGTCCAAGGCTATTTCCTGCAGGATTTCGTGACCCGTCATCAGCAGCTAAAAGAGTATCATACCCAAAGCGATCTGACCCCGTTCTTGATCTCAAAAGTAAGCGAAATCTATCTTCATAACGCCTGTATAGTCGATGAGGCTGCAAGCATTTACGATTCTTTAAAGAAGCAAAAAGAGCTCAAAGCAAGCGTGATACTCGTAAGATCCCAAAACGGCTATGCTATCGTGACAGATACGAACCTGAAAGAAAAAGTGCTCTTAGGCGGGACAGGAGTAGAAGAACCGATCATACGCATAGCGACTAAGAACGTTATCGGCATAGATATAAACGATTTTCTGTTCAATGCACTTTTGCTTATGACGCACAACAGCATAAAAAGGGTCGTGGTATTCGATGAAGGCGAGGTTAAAGGCGTATTGGAGCAGTTGGATCTGCTTAGTTATTTCGCAAACCATTCGCATCTTGTCGCAGTCCAGATAGACAAGGCAAAAAGTGTAGACGATCTTAAAAATCTGCAGCAAGATCTGAAAAACATTATACTTTCGCTTGATGCCAAAGGCGTGAAGGCGAGATATATCACAAAGCTGATATCGACGCTCAACACCAAAATATACAAAAAAGTCTTTGAGATGTGCGTCGATGAAGAACTGCGGAACAAATGCGCACTTATCGTCATGGGTTCAGAAGGCAGAGAAGAGCAGATCATAAAGACCGATCAGGACAATGCTTTGATCATAAAAGAGGGTGTGGATGCACAGCTCTTTGCTCAGCCTATGATGAAGCTTAACAAGTTTCTGCTGGATATCGGTTTTCCGTCTTGCAAAGGAAACGTCATGGTAAGCAATGAGTTTTACAGGCGTGATGAAGCCAGATACAGATCTTTGATCGATGAATGGATAGTGACGCTGGATGAAACAAACCTGCAGAACCTGAGCATCTTTTTGGATGCGAAATGTGTGAGCGGCGACAAAACCCTGCTTGAAGGGCTTAAGAACTATCTCTTCGAGAGTTTCAATGCCAGGGACGATGTCTTGGCGCATATCGCAAAAGCGGTACTTAACTTTGAGACGCCACTTTCGCTGATCTGGGGCTTTGTACTGGAAAAAAGCCATCACAATAAACTTGATTTAAAAAAAGGAGGTATATTTGCCCTGGTTCACGGGATAAGGACATTATCGCTGGAGTATAAAGTCGATGTGACAAACACTATAGAGAGGATCAAAGCCTTAAACAATAAAGGTATCTTCGATAAAACGTTCGCTACGGAGCTTATAGAGTGTTTTGACACATTGTCGTCCATAAGGTTAAAAGCGATGCTTGAAGCAAAGAACATGGAAGAGATAAACTACATCAATCCAAACAACTTGCAAAAGATCGACATCGATCTTTTAAAAGACAGCTTTAAAGTCGTAAACAAGTTTAAAAAATTTATGATTTTTCATTTCCATCTCAATATGGTCGGCTGA